A region from the Thermoplasmata archaeon genome encodes:
- a CDS encoding Nascent polypeptide-associated complex protein gives MGGMKINPRQMQKAMKQMGIKQNSINDVVEVVIRTKTNEIVLKGADVVCVEMGGSKSYQISGPETVRPLSSGGQEESAPTVDFASSDVDLVMSQTGCDREKAIEALTATDGQPAEAILKIMTE, from the coding sequence ATGGGCGGAATGAAGATCAACCCTCGCCAGATGCAGAAGGCCATGAAGCAGATGGGCATCAAGCAGAACAGCATCAACGATGTTGTCGAAGTTGTCATCAGGACAAAGACCAACGAGATTGTCCTCAAGGGTGCTGATGTCGTCTGCGTCGAGATGGGAGGCTCCAAGAGCTATCAGATCTCAGGCCCCGAAACCGTCAGACCCCTCAGTTCGGGCGGTCAGGAGGAATCCGCACCTACAGTCGATTTTGCCTCGTCCGATGTGGACCTTGTCATGAGTCAGACAGGATGCGACAGGGAGAAGGCCATCGAGGCCCTCACAGCCACTGACGGACAGCCTGCAGAGGCGATCCTCAAGATCATGACAGAGTGA
- the gatB gene encoding Asp-tRNA(Asn)/Glu-tRNA(Gln) amidotransferase subunit GatB, giving the protein MKIGLECHVQLPTKSKMFCSCPTADCEFPNTYVCPTCLGMPGSRPVLNKQVLIYGIMIAKMLNCEVNDTTWFARKTYFYPDMSKSVQITQYDNPIGERGVYYLDGKKPIRITRIHIEEDPGSTKRTADLTSLVDYNRSGIPLAEIVTEPDIATPAEARQFLTQMIGDIRHLLNIPDDLEWEVKCDCNISVGTERVEIKNVSGLKNAEKALHSEMVRQIAMIKAKKKIVRETRRYDPDRDVTISMRVKEFEDQYGYIDEPDLGVYHIKELADSIKISESPQNMILRITSQYKLDPKMAKQLVNTSMDLAVLFEDIAKEFGTPNAIKWVGGPISANWRAMEERGVTDLGKLKELIKDFADGKITDTQCAIEIKSYMTGQDAAAAQEDSAGLETLINGFLDENPRIVTDYQKNDKAANQVIGYVMRQTGGKYSSAEVVEAAKKLIEARF; this is encoded by the coding sequence ATGAAGATCGGATTGGAATGCCATGTGCAGCTCCCAACCAAATCGAAGATGTTCTGCTCCTGCCCCACAGCAGACTGCGAATTCCCCAACACATATGTGTGCCCCACATGCCTGGGGATGCCGGGATCCAGACCTGTCCTCAACAAGCAGGTGCTGATCTACGGAATCATGATAGCGAAAATGCTCAACTGCGAGGTCAACGACACCACATGGTTCGCAAGGAAGACATACTTCTACCCCGACATGTCCAAGAGCGTCCAGATCACACAATACGACAACCCCATCGGAGAGAGGGGAGTCTACTACCTCGATGGGAAGAAGCCCATCAGGATCACCAGGATCCATATCGAGGAAGACCCCGGCAGCACCAAGAGGACCGCCGACCTGACATCCCTCGTCGATTACAACAGATCGGGAATCCCGCTGGCAGAGATAGTCACAGAACCCGATATCGCCACCCCTGCCGAGGCCAGACAGTTCCTTACCCAGATGATTGGTGACATCAGGCATTTGCTAAACATCCCCGACGACCTTGAATGGGAGGTCAAATGCGACTGCAACATCTCCGTCGGAACGGAAAGGGTGGAGATCAAGAACGTCAGCGGTCTAAAGAACGCCGAGAAGGCGCTCCACTCGGAGATGGTCAGGCAGATCGCCATGATCAAGGCCAAGAAGAAGATCGTCAGGGAGACCAGGAGATACGACCCCGACAGGGATGTGACCATAAGCATGAGGGTCAAGGAGTTCGAGGACCAGTACGGCTACATCGACGAACCCGATCTTGGAGTCTATCACATCAAAGAACTTGCCGATTCCATCAAGATCTCTGAGAGTCCTCAGAACATGATCCTGAGAATAACCTCGCAGTACAAGCTCGACCCTAAGATGGCGAAACAGCTCGTTAACACCTCTATGGATCTCGCAGTCTTATTCGAGGATATCGCCAAGGAATTCGGGACACCCAACGCCATCAAATGGGTAGGCGGCCCCATCAGCGCCAACTGGCGTGCTATGGAGGAACGCGGCGTGACCGACCTCGGTAAACTGAAAGAGCTCATCAAAGACTTCGCCGACGGCAAGATAACCGACACCCAATGCGCCATTGAGATCAAATCCTACATGACCGGACAAGACGCTGCAGCTGCTCAGGAGGATTCCGCTGGATTGGAGACACTGATTAACGGATTCCTGGATGAGAACCCTAGGATCGTCACAGATTACCAGAAGAACGACAAAGCTGCCAACCAGGTCATCGGATACGTCATGAGGCAGACCGGAGGAAAATACTCCTCGGCAGAGGTAGTAGAAGCGGCCAAGAAACTGATCGAAGCCAGATTCTGA
- a CDS encoding nitroreductase: MQFEDVIKSRYSVRKYSNKPVEDEKLQKILEAGRLAPTAKNMQGQHVYVVKSPEQRKKFDKEWCMHFDAPIVLIIAMKKELEWISHFSKLNRGETDAAIVTDEMMLQAHALGLGTCWVGWFDPEKVKEAFNLPDDETVYNLLPLGYPADDCMPGPMHASRKPLNETVTFL; the protein is encoded by the coding sequence ATGCAATTCGAAGACGTGATCAAGTCCAGATATTCGGTCAGGAAATACAGCAACAAACCCGTCGAAGATGAGAAGCTTCAGAAGATACTTGAGGCTGGAAGATTGGCCCCCACCGCGAAGAACATGCAAGGTCAACATGTATATGTGGTCAAATCCCCGGAACAGAGAAAGAAGTTTGACAAAGAATGGTGCATGCATTTCGATGCTCCTATCGTCCTCATCATCGCAATGAAGAAGGAACTGGAATGGATCAGCCATTTCTCAAAACTGAACCGCGGAGAGACCGATGCTGCCATCGTCACCGATGAGATGATGCTCCAGGCACATGCCCTAGGACTTGGTACCTGCTGGGTAGGTTGGTTCGACCCCGAGAAGGTCAAAGAGGCGTTCAACCTCCCTGACGACGAGACAGTCTACAACCTTCTCCCCCTCGGATACCCCGCGGATGACTGCATGCCCGGTCCGATGCATGCTTCCAGGAAACCACTGAATGAGACCGTCACCTTCCTTTGA
- a CDS encoding HypC/HybG/HupF family hydrogenase formation chaperone: MCLAIPGKIVKIENDMADVDFGGVTRKANVSMVEAEVGMWAVIHAGFAIQIMDEEDAQETIRLWNEVLDSDKTTYC, translated from the coding sequence ATGTGTCTAGCAATTCCCGGTAAGATTGTGAAGATCGAGAACGATATGGCGGACGTCGATTTCGGCGGCGTCACCAGGAAGGCCAACGTATCCATGGTCGAGGCCGAAGTGGGCATGTGGGCCGTCATCCATGCAGGATTCGCCATCCAGATAATGGATGAAGAAGATGCTCAAGAGACCATCAGGCTCTGGAACGAGGTCCTCGACAGCGACAAAACCACATACTGCTGA
- a CDS encoding arsenic resistance protein, translating into MLSAAIIGLVAGLLFDCGDASQLIEPFLMVMLFSVFMCVSIRDIGKSFSNKRFTLSAVLINFIWTPIFSIILGLLFTDIDVRIGLLMLLVTPCTDWYLVFTAAAKGNVPLSSALLPLNLVLQIVLMPVYLVLFFNTQISMDIPGLLTSMVIVLVIPLTAAVIVKALMPRLSLFERFGNAMNNNGDNLQLFFLCLAIMAMFASQSEELMDNLNLFLMLIMPLLAFFLVNYIVAGSVAKVQKFDTADTTSLIFTSMARNSPLSLAIAVAAFPESTLLLLVLVIAPLIELPILSITAGYRLKKSEERARRP; encoded by the coding sequence ATGCTTTCAGCAGCGATAATCGGTCTGGTGGCAGGCTTACTGTTCGACTGCGGTGATGCATCGCAGCTCATAGAACCGTTCCTGATGGTCATGCTCTTCTCCGTGTTCATGTGCGTGAGCATACGTGACATTGGAAAGTCGTTCTCCAACAAACGTTTCACATTGTCCGCCGTCCTCATCAACTTCATCTGGACCCCTATATTCTCCATAATCTTGGGGCTGCTCTTCACCGATATTGACGTAAGGATCGGACTGCTGATGCTGCTCGTAACACCCTGTACAGACTGGTATCTGGTCTTCACTGCTGCGGCAAAAGGAAATGTGCCTCTGAGCAGTGCACTGCTGCCTCTGAACCTCGTATTACAGATAGTCCTGATGCCCGTCTATCTTGTGCTGTTCTTCAACACGCAGATATCTATGGATATTCCTGGACTCCTGACAAGCATGGTCATCGTCCTCGTAATCCCTCTTACGGCGGCGGTGATCGTAAAAGCACTGATGCCCAGACTGTCCCTGTTCGAGAGATTTGGGAATGCCATGAACAATAACGGGGACAATCTCCAGCTATTCTTCCTTTGCCTGGCGATCATGGCGATGTTCGCTTCACAGAGCGAAGAACTGATGGACAACCTGAATCTATTCCTGATGCTGATCATGCCGTTACTCGCTTTCTTCCTGGTGAATTACATAGTCGCTGGATCCGTCGCCAAAGTCCAGAAGTTCGATACCGCCGATACCACATCGCTGATATTCACCAGCATGGCTAGGAACTCGCCGCTGTCTTTGGCGATCGCAGTGGCCGCGTTCCCTGAATCCACATTGCTGCTTTTGGTGCTTGTAATCGCACCTTTGATCGAACTGCCTATACTCTCGATAACAGCTGGATACAGATTGAAAAAGTCAGAAGAAAGGGCCCGAAGGCCCTGA
- a CDS encoding methanol--corrinoid methyltransferase — MATVTRYTKMAYDCADDMVFGHAKQPVTYGFGLKLGAGYVVPEINYAPRPGTEKDPERLRKEYVDYITKDILDRAITVGFPNVQLETEWVSQMNQAKLSAPVVAGQEEMCEKYHEEYGLNCGTRQTIPDQREADHGLRPGMDEAHAYPEKFFECCDIACENGCDNLSVESVGGKEFADYAVTNGDIVAFLFGVGYLGSIDMTWCWSQMVDICKKNHSTPGGDTNCSGANVSMFMAGGMMDQDVQRTFSAVTRAISAARTLCAWECGALGPDKDCGYEGPIVKAIAGKPTTQEGKNCQCAHCDLQGNLIAQCCDLWSNESVEYHPEFGGTSVQCWFGSIGYEAALMNTAIQLKQEKTLRDLYMYADRYRGPEAYILAYDHAYEIGQAIAENGNDLYLRSKAAGVKAAEILLKGYESKELALTVKQLETLQDIHKKLTALPDDTDKFVEWATKEFKDIVPNFNLKNYDL; from the coding sequence ATGGCAACAGTTACAAGATACACAAAGATGGCATATGACTGCGCAGACGACATGGTATTCGGACACGCAAAACAGCCCGTTACATACGGATTCGGACTCAAACTCGGTGCAGGATACGTCGTTCCTGAGATCAACTACGCTCCCAGGCCCGGAACCGAGAAGGACCCCGAGAGACTCAGAAAAGAGTACGTCGACTACATCACAAAGGATATCCTCGACAGGGCAATCACCGTCGGATTCCCCAACGTACAGCTTGAGACCGAGTGGGTCTCCCAGATGAACCAGGCAAAGCTGTCCGCACCCGTCGTTGCCGGACAGGAAGAGATGTGTGAGAAGTACCACGAGGAGTACGGACTCAACTGCGGTACCAGGCAGACCATCCCCGACCAGCGTGAGGCCGACCACGGACTCAGGCCCGGAATGGACGAGGCCCACGCATACCCCGAGAAGTTCTTCGAGTGCTGCGACATCGCATGTGAGAACGGATGCGACAACCTGTCCGTCGAGTCTGTCGGTGGAAAGGAATTCGCAGACTACGCAGTCACGAACGGAGACATCGTCGCCTTCCTCTTCGGAGTAGGTTACCTCGGATCCATCGACATGACCTGGTGCTGGTCACAGATGGTCGACATCTGTAAGAAGAACCACAGCACACCTGGCGGAGACACCAACTGTTCCGGTGCGAACGTTTCCATGTTCATGGCCGGCGGAATGATGGACCAGGATGTTCAGAGGACCTTCTCTGCAGTCACCCGTGCAATCTCAGCCGCAAGGACTCTCTGCGCATGGGAATGCGGAGCACTCGGACCCGACAAAGACTGCGGTTACGAGGGACCCATCGTCAAGGCAATCGCCGGAAAGCCCACCACCCAGGAGGGAAAGAACTGCCAGTGCGCACACTGCGATCTTCAGGGTAACCTCATTGCACAGTGCTGTGACCTCTGGTCCAACGAGTCTGTCGAGTATCACCCCGAGTTCGGAGGAACCTCCGTCCAGTGCTGGTTCGGATCCATCGGATACGAGGCAGCTTTGATGAACACCGCCATCCAGCTCAAGCAGGAGAAGACCCTCAGGGACCTGTACATGTACGCTGACAGATACAGAGGACCCGAGGCATACATCCTCGCCTACGACCACGCATACGAGATCGGACAGGCCATCGCCGAGAACGGAAACGACCTGTACCTCAGGTCCAAGGCAGCCGGAGTCAAGGCAGCAGAGATCCTCCTCAAAGGATACGAGTCCAAGGAACTCGCACTCACTGTCAAGCAGCTCGAGACCCTCCAGGACATCCACAAGAAGCTCACAGCCCTCCCCGACGACACCGACAAGTTCGTAGAGTGGGCAACCAAAGAGTTCAAGGACATCGTCCCCAACTTCAACCTCAAGAACTACGACCTCTGA
- a CDS encoding DUF3574 domain-containing protein, with protein sequence MENKNIIAIIVVILAIEVILAGLVIHVMLDDSGSGDEDAFTLYIGLNDSVTHEDYDPDVAAEWIDEIVLKYSDGLTRYLANGAYTYDDGTVTHENSLVYILVGVSIDDIHKICDEVKEKLHQSSILITVEKKASVFY encoded by the coding sequence ATGGAAAACAAGAATATCATTGCTATAATCGTCGTGATTCTTGCCATCGAGGTCATTTTGGCAGGTTTAGTGATCCATGTAATGTTAGATGACAGCGGCAGTGGAGATGAGGACGCATTCACGCTGTATATCGGGCTCAATGATTCAGTAACGCATGAGGACTACGACCCTGATGTAGCCGCGGAATGGATCGACGAAATCGTTCTAAAGTATTCGGATGGTCTCACTCGTTATTTGGCAAACGGGGCATACACTTATGATGATGGAACCGTCACTCACGAGAATTCGCTGGTGTACATTCTCGTCGGAGTTTCAATTGACGATATCCATAAGATATGCGACGAGGTAAAGGAGAAACTTCATCAGTCATCCATTCTTATCACGGTGGAAAAGAAGGCCTCAGTGTTTTATTAA
- a CDS encoding methanol--corrinoid methyltransferase, protein MLSKEGADFTKVLKRYDVDMQVTLTPEEMAEKMLPTDEVFRKVAEEVLHMKFKTVGPTVMEALKVREPLDIINNGLVAGMECVAKLYAEHVYFLPEIMMAAKTMEIGIAIAEKQVPGGRESKGSVVMHAAEGDPHDIGKNIAAVMVRSSGYDVIDMGRDVPIVDFVAKVEEVKPLFASGTALMTTTMSAFPTEAKMLMEKGINIPLMGCGGAVNREYANSYDLGIYSEKAPQTPLIAEKIRQGYDWKRIREEWDSIVGGQ, encoded by the coding sequence ATGCTAAGCAAGGAAGGAGCGGATTTCACAAAAGTCCTCAAACGTTACGATGTGGACATGCAGGTCACATTGACGCCTGAGGAAATGGCAGAGAAGATGTTACCTACAGATGAGGTTTTCAGAAAGGTAGCAGAAGAAGTTCTTCATATGAAATTCAAGACAGTAGGACCTACTGTAATGGAGGCTCTGAAGGTAAGGGAGCCTCTCGACATCATCAACAACGGACTCGTCGCTGGAATGGAATGCGTCGCAAAACTGTACGCAGAGCACGTCTACTTCCTCCCCGAGATCATGATGGCCGCAAAGACCATGGAGATCGGAATCGCAATCGCAGAGAAGCAGGTCCCCGGAGGACGTGAGTCCAAGGGATCCGTCGTCATGCACGCGGCAGAGGGAGACCCCCACGACATCGGTAAGAACATCGCAGCAGTGATGGTCAGGTCCTCAGGATACGATGTCATCGATATGGGACGTGACGTACCTATCGTCGACTTCGTTGCAAAGGTAGAGGAGGTCAAGCCCCTCTTCGCCAGCGGAACAGCACTCATGACCACCACCATGTCCGCATTCCCCACAGAGGCAAAGATGCTCATGGAGAAGGGAATCAACATCCCCCTGATGGGATGCGGTGGAGCAGTCAACAGGGAGTACGCCAACTCTTACGACCTAGGAATCTACTCCGAGAAGGCACCCCAGACCCCCTTGATCGCAGAGAAGATCAGGCAGGGATACGACTGGAAGAGAATCAGAGAAGAGTGGGACAGCATCGTAGGAGGTCAGTGA
- the aspS gene encoding aspartate--tRNA ligase, with amino-acid sequence MRRTNTCGELRISDLGKKVCLQGWVRFSRDHGGVQFIDLADRYGITQVVFDPEDLPAGTDAKQLEAVINTFTRECVISVDGIVRNRVEGTEDARNPTGKIEVLITGAELLNTCAIPPFEIGDQKEGVLPNEDTRLKYRYLDLRRTEMIQAMVFRSKLVHLARQYLEQNGFLEIETPILGRSTPEGARDYIVPSRIHPGTFYALPQSPQQFKQMLMVASMDRYYQVARCFRDEDSRKDRQPEFTQLDLEMSFVDMKDIQDMMEGLMSYIWKGLYNEELKTPFPHIAYRDAMERFGSDKPDMRYGLEFVKLTEVVKDAPYKIFQNILANGGIVAGINLKADVAGDKVGRNDVDRYIAYAKKVGLGGLTWMRCVNGQLESNIVKYFTPEILDNIKKTMGAEEGDLIFIIAGPWKATYESGGFLRKKIAEDLGLVPENEFQFFWMDQCPMFEIDPVSGKYDAFHHPFVLPENDLDDDYVGGACFDLCLNGNELGSGSLRIHNAEKQIEVFHKLGLDDERIERNFGYFVEMLSYGAPPHGGIAIGIDRICAILLNKDSIRDVIAFPKNKRAVSLLDGSPSKVDDDKLEELQIISLAGEDLDLSEYEDTPEE; translated from the coding sequence ATGAGAAGAACAAACACCTGTGGTGAACTAAGAATTTCCGATCTCGGAAAGAAGGTATGCCTACAGGGTTGGGTCAGGTTTTCCAGGGACCACGGCGGAGTACAATTCATCGATCTCGCCGACAGGTACGGAATAACACAGGTCGTTTTCGACCCTGAGGACCTCCCTGCAGGAACAGATGCGAAGCAGCTTGAAGCGGTTATCAACACCTTCACACGCGAATGCGTCATATCCGTCGACGGAATCGTTAGGAATAGGGTAGAGGGCACAGAGGATGCCAGGAACCCCACGGGAAAGATAGAGGTTCTCATCACCGGAGCGGAGCTGCTCAACACGTGTGCCATCCCTCCATTCGAGATCGGAGATCAGAAAGAGGGAGTTCTCCCCAACGAGGACACCAGACTGAAGTACAGATATCTGGACCTCAGGAGGACCGAGATGATCCAGGCCATGGTGTTCAGGAGCAAGCTCGTACACCTGGCCAGGCAGTATCTCGAGCAGAACGGTTTCCTCGAGATCGAGACTCCCATTCTGGGAAGGTCCACTCCTGAAGGAGCAAGGGATTACATCGTCCCCTCAAGGATACACCCCGGAACGTTCTATGCGCTGCCCCAGTCGCCTCAGCAGTTCAAGCAGATGCTCATGGTCGCTTCCATGGACCGCTACTACCAGGTGGCAAGGTGCTTCCGTGACGAGGATTCCAGGAAGGACCGTCAGCCCGAGTTCACACAGCTGGACCTAGAGATGTCATTCGTGGACATGAAGGACATCCAGGACATGATGGAAGGGCTGATGTCATACATCTGGAAAGGATTGTACAACGAGGAACTCAAGACTCCCTTCCCCCACATCGCATACCGCGATGCGATGGAGAGGTTCGGTTCCGACAAGCCCGATATGAGATACGGACTCGAGTTCGTGAAGCTGACAGAAGTCGTCAAGGACGCTCCCTACAAGATCTTCCAGAACATCTTGGCCAACGGCGGAATCGTCGCAGGTATCAACCTGAAGGCGGACGTCGCCGGCGACAAGGTCGGAAGGAACGATGTCGACCGTTACATCGCATACGCGAAGAAGGTCGGACTGGGAGGACTCACATGGATGAGGTGCGTCAACGGTCAGTTGGAATCCAACATCGTGAAGTACTTCACACCTGAGATCCTGGACAACATCAAGAAGACCATGGGTGCCGAGGAAGGGGACCTAATATTCATCATCGCAGGACCCTGGAAGGCAACATACGAGAGCGGAGGATTCCTCAGGAAGAAGATCGCTGAGGACCTCGGACTAGTCCCCGAGAACGAATTCCAATTCTTCTGGATGGACCAGTGCCCCATGTTCGAGATCGACCCCGTGTCCGGAAAGTATGACGCATTCCACCACCCGTTCGTCCTTCCCGAGAACGATCTGGATGACGATTACGTCGGAGGAGCCTGTTTCGACCTCTGTCTGAACGGAAACGAGCTCGGATCCGGTTCACTCCGTATCCACAACGCCGAGAAACAGATCGAGGTCTTCCACAAGCTCGGTCTGGACGATGAGAGGATCGAGAGGAACTTCGGATACTTCGTCGAGATGCTCAGTTACGGTGCACCTCCCCATGGAGGTATCGCCATCGGTATCGACAGGATATGCGCTATCCTGCTCAACAAGGATTCCATCAGGGACGTCATCGCATTCCCCAAGAACAAGAGGGCAGTGTCCCTCCTGGACGGTTCCCCGTCCAAGGTCGATGACGACAAGCTCGAGGAGCTGCAGATCATCTCCCTCGCAGGAGAGGACCTGGATCTCTCAGAGTACGAAGACACTCCTGAGGAGTGA
- a CDS encoding mechanosensitive ion channel → MKFDTGRAIFVLILILGLAECARILGMSPYSITIFNYIVYTIMMVIFCFIVLLVARLVLIRVLGWIDDSTTDGSKSSVYPILSVMMNLVIILSFTYVIMDNFGVNLMVIVTSLGIVGLAISFGAQSTLQQFFSGFGIMLTRSLKTGDVVRLRDSDTRLIVQSIGMMTTTFMSMENAEIVIMPNDVVAQSVVRNMTADAKSYCIDLIMHFKVESMDLDELYELLKSSAYGVDHIVIDGSLPKPNVQFMEFDQDGVRTKLQAYLDDVHYYDDVVSDLIRNVSRTLREHGMLPNGGPDFYIRDEKRATAMEAKS, encoded by the coding sequence ATGAAGTTCGATACAGGAAGGGCAATTTTCGTCCTCATCCTGATATTGGGGCTGGCCGAATGCGCACGCATTCTAGGTATGTCCCCCTACAGCATCACGATATTCAACTACATCGTGTACACAATAATGATGGTGATTTTCTGTTTCATCGTCCTGCTGGTCGCCAGACTGGTCCTGATCAGGGTCCTTGGTTGGATAGACGACTCCACAACGGACGGGTCCAAATCGTCTGTGTACCCGATCCTATCGGTCATGATGAATCTGGTGATCATCCTGTCATTTACCTACGTTATCATGGACAACTTCGGAGTCAATCTGATGGTCATCGTCACCAGTTTGGGAATCGTGGGATTAGCAATCTCATTCGGTGCCCAGTCCACTCTGCAGCAGTTCTTCAGCGGATTCGGCATCATGCTCACGCGCAGTCTAAAGACCGGCGATGTAGTCCGTCTACGCGACAGCGATACCAGGCTGATCGTTCAGTCGATAGGTATGATGACGACCACATTCATGAGCATGGAGAACGCGGAGATCGTCATCATGCCGAACGATGTGGTCGCACAATCCGTGGTCCGCAACATGACGGCTGATGCCAAGAGCTACTGCATAGACCTCATCATGCACTTCAAAGTCGAAAGCATGGACCTTGACGAACTCTATGAACTATTGAAGTCCTCCGCATACGGCGTGGACCATATCGTGATCGACGGAAGTCTGCCCAAACCGAACGTCCAGTTCATGGAATTCGACCAGGACGGAGTGAGGACAAAACTTCAGGCATATCTGGACGACGTCCACTACTATGACGACGTGGTCAGCGACCTCATAAGGAATGTCTCCAGAACGCTGCGCGAACATGGAATGCTACCCAACGGAGGTCCCGACTTCTACATAAGGGATGAGAAGAGAGCAACGGCAATGGAGGCGAAATCATGA
- a CDS encoding alanyl-tRNA editing protein has translation MTDEIFRHDGYIFDFEAHVVSVNGDDVILDCTAFYPGGGGQVCDTGMIHNCKVTEVFYNKDNDIVHKCPGNDLKVGEIVWCQVDWDRRYDLMQGHTGEHLLFGSLQRQCEGLGIVKIFISPETKYVIVNQDLTWDQIRAAEDFANKAIADNLSITHIIMDRDDPELEKVRIKLDRIGEDEEITVVAIGDIDYSACSGVHVLETSELGMLVVDRKVKAGKDGYEIHFKVGEAAKKAAIGLSNIALEVIDVIGCKNEDAAKAVANMKHGSELKDRLLKDATKQIVKNLVSENIKGTEIYAAIIPGGDRNVLNDTMESIRSKGGVAIFVSVSETLSVMLASGCKAVDCKKTLGDVLSQFGGRGGGKPDFSQGGVPDTSKADDVLKALKEAVVSSL, from the coding sequence ATGACTGACGAGATCTTCAGACATGACGGATACATTTTCGATTTCGAGGCGCACGTAGTCTCCGTTAACGGAGACGATGTTATCCTGGACTGCACCGCGTTCTACCCCGGAGGGGGCGGACAGGTCTGCGATACGGGAATGATCCACAACTGCAAGGTCACGGAGGTCTTCTACAACAAGGACAACGATATCGTACATAAGTGTCCGGGTAACGACCTAAAGGTCGGGGAGATCGTCTGGTGCCAAGTGGATTGGGACAGACGCTACGATCTCATGCAGGGGCATACCGGCGAACACCTCCTGTTCGGTTCGCTGCAAAGGCAGTGCGAGGGGCTCGGCATCGTGAAGATCTTCATCTCCCCCGAAACGAAATACGTCATCGTAAACCAGGACCTCACATGGGACCAGATAAGGGCTGCAGAGGACTTTGCCAACAAGGCGATTGCCGACAACCTGTCCATCACGCACATCATCATGGACAGGGACGACCCTGAACTTGAGAAGGTCAGGATAAAACTTGACAGGATCGGCGAGGACGAGGAGATAACCGTCGTGGCGATCGGGGACATCGATTATTCCGCATGCAGCGGAGTCCATGTCTTGGAGACTTCCGAATTGGGGATGCTGGTCGTGGACCGTAAGGTCAAAGCCGGAAAGGATGGGTACGAGATCCATTTCAAGGTCGGAGAGGCGGCCAAGAAAGCGGCCATAGGGCTTTCCAACATCGCACTGGAGGTCATCGACGTCATAGGGTGCAAGAACGAGGATGCGGCCAAGGCCGTGGCCAACATGAAGCACGGCTCCGAGCTGAAAGACAGGCTGCTCAAGGATGCCACCAAACAGATCGTGAAGAATCTGGTGTCCGAGAATATCAAAGGAACGGAGATATATGCTGCCATCATCCCCGGAGGGGACAGGAACGTACTGAACGACACCATGGAATCCATCAGGTCCAAGGGAGGCGTTGCTATATTTGTGTCCGTATCGGAGACGCTCTCTGTGATGCTGGCATCCGGCTGCAAGGCTGTAGACTGCAAGAAGACCCTGGGCGATGTTCTTTCTCAATTCGGAGGAAGGGGCGGAGGCAAACCGGACTTCTCCCAGGGAGGGGTCCCCGATACATCAAAAGCTGACGATGTGCTGAAAGCTTTGAAGGAAGCGGTCGTGTCTTCGCTATAA